In the Campylobacter lari genome, AACTATGCTTAAAAAATTTAAAGCTTTTTTAGAATGAGTGATAGCTATGATATCCATTTTTGGACGATATCTTGCTGTTTTAACCGCAGAAGCGCCACTACTTGTGATGGTAAAAATTGCATTTGCATTTAAATCAGTTGCTAGTTGTGTGCTTGATTTAGCAATGATATCGGTTTCATTGAAACATTTAAAGCTTTCAAATTTTTCATAAGGATAGTTTTTTTCTGTTTCAATGATAGTTTGAGTCATAATATCAACTGCATTTGCTGGATCAATCCCTACTGCACTTTCTTCGCTAAGCATAACCGCATCAGTGCCATCAAGCACAGCATTAGCAACATCTGAAATTTCAGCTCTTGTGGCAGTTTTGGATTTTGCAAGTGAAAAAAGCATTTGAGTAGCAGTGATAACAGGTTTATTGGCTTCATTAGCCTTTTTAATGATAAGTTTTTGTATGTTTGGCACTCTATAATAAGGCACTTCAATGCCCAAATCCCCTCTTGCTACCATTATACCATCACTGCTATTTATAATTTCATCGATATTTTCAACCGCATCAAATTTTTCTATTTTTGCGAAAATAGCTATTTTGGCATTATTTTCATCGAGTATTTTTTTAACTTCATCAATATCGTGAGCATTTTGCACAAAAGATATGGCCAAAAAATCTACATCGTTTTTAATGCCCCATGCAAGATCGTCTTTATCTTTTTGAGTGATAACATCAATATTAATTTTTGTATTTGGAAAATTAATTCCCTTGTTTGAGCTAAGCACCCCGCTATTTTCTACTTGGGTTTGGATAAAATCTTTTTCAACTTGCACTACTTTGGTTTTGATGGAACCATCGCAAAGATAGATGTATTCTCCTACCTTTAGCATAGAAAGAATTTCTGGATGATTAATACAGACTTTATAATGTTCATTAGAAAGTTTTTCTCCTTCAAAAGTATCCTTATAAAAGTCTAGTCTATCTCCATTTTTTAATTCAAAAGCTTCTGGAATTTTTAAAGTTCTAATTTTTGGCCCACTAATGTCTTGTAAAATTCCAATTCTTGCATTAAGTTCAGCTGCTACTTTTCTAATGGTAGCTAGATTTTGACTATGATACTCATGGGTTCCATGTGAAAAATTTAAACGAAAAACATTCACTCCATTAATAATCATTTGTCTTATTGTAGCTTCATTTTCGCTTGCTGGTCCAATCGTTGCAACTATTTTTGTTTTTTTTAACATTTCTTATCCTTTTTATAGTAGTTCGCTAGTAAATAAATCCTCATTAAAATTAGCACCCAAGTATTGACAAATAAGTTTTGCATCTCTATAACCATTGCCAAGACAGCTTGTAGCACCTGGACTTGGTGTCATATTGAAAATTATACCTGGAATTTCAGTAATGCTTGCCTCTCCAAGCATTAATTCTCCTGCCTTTTTATCAAGCACTTGTGGACGTACTCCGCCAAAATTTTTAGCATAGTATATATCATCTGTTTTCAAACTAGGAACTATTTTTCTTGCATCTTTTACAAAAAGTCTTTTATTAATGTAAGGAATTTCAAACAAATAATTATAAAGAATATAATTTCTAATAGTAGAATCTTTAAAAAGATTAAGGCAAATTTTGACTACATTCATGTCTAAGTTAAGTGTTTTGAAAAATTCAGGTAATGATTTAAAACCATGGTATCTTTCTAGCATAGGAATAACTAAAGCAGTAGGACCAAAGCGCGTATTCATATTAGCTAATAAATCAGGATCACCATGCAACGCAGCAAATGGGAGTTTTGGATTTTGTACCATATAAACTTTACCATTTAGAATTTTTCTTTTTGCCATGTAAAAACTTCCTGCAACAGGAAAACAAGATTTGTCTAAACCTATACCCATTTTATGTGCTAAAAATAAGGAGTGCGCACCTGCATTTACTATAATTGATTTTGCACTATATTCTTTAAAATCTCTTGTTTTTATATAAAAAATATCATCTTTTTTTTCTATAAAAATAACTTCTTGATTATAAGCTACATGAGTGTTTTTTCCTTGTTTACAAGCTTGCTCTATGAGATTTTGACTCATTAATCCAAAATCTACTGTGGTGTAAATTTCACCTTCCTCTACACCCATAGCTACTATATTATCTGCTCTATCATTGATACCATCTTCACCTAAGACAACATTAGGTTCTATTTGCTTGATATCGTTTTTGGTGTAAAATTTAATGTAAGGATATAATTCTTTAAATTCCTCATATCTATTTTTCATATACTCGCATTCTTTGTCTCCAACCGCAAGTGCAAGTTTTTGATGTGAGTACATAAATTTGTTTTGCGCATTTTGTAAAAGTCCATATTTTACAATCATATCTGCTGTTTTTTTAACTTTTCTTGCTTTTTCTAGAGTATAGTTTGTTTCTATATCGCCACAGTGGATGGTTTGAGAATTGCTTGTGCTATGACTGTTTAAAGTTGCAGCATTATTGTATTTTTCTAATAAAGCAATATTTTGAATATTTGTATATCTAGCTAGTTCGTAAAATACTGCAGCACCAGAAATCCCACCGCCTATTACTACGGTATCAAAATGTTTTTGATCCATTGTTGTTTTTCCTTTTGTGTGTTTACTTTTGCTAATGATATCAAAATATAGTTGTTTTGAGTTTAAATAAAGCTTATAAATTAAAGTGTAGAGATATAGAAATAAATTTTAAAGTATAAAATTTTCACAAACAGCTTTTTTCATACCTCTAAAAATTAAAAATTTATCATAAATAGCATAGTCGAAAAAATTTGCAAGAAATTGCCCATCGCCGCCTGTAAAATATAATTTTTTATCGTATGCACTATCTTTTATAAGTAAATATATACTTTTAAAGACACCATAACTCAAAGCATCGATAGTTCTTTGAGGAAAAGCATCGAAATTAATCTGAGTGTTTAGTTCGTACTTTAAACGAGAAGAAATATTAGAAAAAGATTTTTTATAGCTTTCAATACCAGGAAGAATAAAACCACCAAGATGAATAGAATTAGAGATAATATCTACAGTGATTGCAGATCCTGCATCGACTACAACACCATCTTCTATAGTATAACACGCTGCTACTCTATCAACACCTAAATTATTATAAATGGTATCAAAATTAAAATATGGAGCAAGATTAATAAATAAAGGATTTTGTTCTAATCTTTGCTCTAAATTTGGATTAACATTGATATAAAATACTTTCTGCGTCGGCTCATATTGTAAAAACTGTTCTATACTCATAGAATGAAATTTTTGCTCATTTAGAAAACTTGCGGTTGTATTGCCAATATCACATAAAAGCATAGCTTTTAATCCCTTTGGTAGTTAAATATTCTTTTGCTTTTGAGCAAATCAAAGCTTGATGAAAAATAAAATAATTTTTGAAATTTAAATTTAGAGTTTGGTTTATATTTTGAAAAATATCTTCAAATTCTAGACATTCTTTTGTTAAAATTTTACTTTTCGCAAAAGAAAATAAAATTAAGCAGTATTGCTTACTTGTATTTTCTCCATAAATACAAGTTATTTTTTTCTTTTTACTAAAAGCATGGATATCTAAAGACTTAGTATTTTTTAAAACAATCCCATATTTTATAAGAATATCACTAAGCTCTTGATTCATTTTAGTTTAATTGTAAAAATTTATTTTGAAAGAAAAATTTGCCATTAGCCATAAAACTTTTTTTATCAACGGCTTCACTTAGTTTATATACTGTATAATCTTTCAAATTTGTATTTAGCTTGATCAAATAGCCTGTTTTTTCAAAAATATACAAAGAGTTGTTATACAAGGTGCTTTTAGAAAACAGAGCAAACTGAAATTTTATTTCATCGATTTTTCTAAGATTGTAATCATTTTTAAGAATTCTTCCATCTTTTGTAAGTATGAAAATTTCATTATCATTGGTACTTACTTCTTTAATATTTTCATTTAAATATAAGGTTCTATTTGGAGTAACAACGATGATTTTTTGTGCTGTTGCAGCCACCATGGTATCGTTTTTTACATGAAGGTAGATAATATTGTTAAAAAACTCTTCACTGCTTACTAAAATTTCTTTACTAACTTTTAAGGTGCTTTTGTTAAGTATGGCTAATTTTCCATTAAGCATAGGATATATGATAATAGTATTTAAAAAATAAGGATTAGTATAACGACTGTCTTGAGCATAAGCTGTGCCTAAATTTTGAAGCATTTTAATACCAAGATTTTTATTTGCATATACTAAGGTATTGCTAGCTAAAACCAGGGCTATATCATCTCCATCTATACTTGCACTTACTACGCTTTCATTGAATTTATGAGAAAATAATTCATCACCTTGTAAATTTAAAATTTTAAAGTTTCCGTTATCATCGCCAATAAGAACTTCTTCTTGTTGCATATTTAAAATATGATAATTTTTATCTAGTTTAAAATTAATAATATTCCCCATGGTATCAATAAAGGAATTGCTATTTAATTGTGCTATATTGTTATTGAAATTGATAATCTTACCATTAATATTATGTGAGTTATAAGGAAGTTGTTCTGTTTGTGTTGGTTGATAATACTCTCTTTTTGTGCCACAAGCACTAAAAAATATTAAAATTATAACAAATAGATAAAGGTGTTTCATTTTATTCCTTGGTAATGTTTTAAACTTGTAATAATTTGCCATAAAGGTGAATTTATAGGTATTTTATTAAATTCTATATCTGCATTTTTAAAATCATTTTGTTTTAGAAATTCAAAACCTGCTAGCAAGGTATTATAATCTTTTAAAAATTCTGACTTTTGATTATTTTGAGCAAGCACTATTTGTTTTAACAAAGGATCTATATCAAGACTTAAAGTTTTATTAAGATCTTGACTGTTTTGATTCATCATGAATATGGTGTATAAATTTGCATTTTTTTGTTTTAATTCTTCGAGTGGCTTTTGATCTGAAGGATTTTTTAATAAGTTATTAAAAATTATATTGCTTTCTTGAATATTAGTTTCTTGTTTTAAATTATAAAAATAACTACCACCAAAATATACAATTAAAAGCATAATAATTGTAATGAAATAGTATTTGTATTTTTTTATAAAGCGCTCAGATTTGATAAAATTTTCCATCATTTGCTCTTGAGAGCTTAATTCTTCTTGGACTGCTTTTAAGTTTTCTTTTAAAGCCATATTTTCCCTTTTTTAGAAAGAATAAACATTATTTGTTGTTTTAAGTCTATAATTGTAACATATAAAAATGAAAAAATAAATGATTTTATGTTATAATTTTTAATCTAAAAAAGAGTTTTCTTGGATATAAATTAAAAATTAAGGTAAATCATGCAAATTGATGATAAATTATTGACTAAACTTGAAAAGCTAAGTGCTTTAAAAATTGCCGATGAGAAAAGACAAGAATTAGAAGAGCAATTAAGTCAAATTGTTAATTTTGTAGAAAAATTAGATGAATTAAAACTTGATGATGTGGAAGCTATGACTAGTACTACAAAAGGTGGAACGCCATTTAGACTAGATGAAAGTATAAAATCTGAAGTATTTGATGTAATTAGCAAGCATGCTCCAAATTCTCAAGATGGATTTTTTATAGTTCCTAAAATAATTGAATAAAATATTTGGAGTTTAGCGTAGATGGAAAATTTTTCGTGGTTTGATGTATTTGTTTTGGGCTTAACTGTGATTTTGGGCTTAAAAGGCTTAGTAAGTGGCTTGTTTAAGGAAATTTTTGGTTTATTAGGTATAGTTGGTGGGGTTTTACTTGCTTCAAGATATGCTAAAGAAATGGCAGAAATTATTAATAATAATTTTTATGCAATTGAAAATGAAAATCTCGCAATTTTTGCGGGATTTTTAGTTTTATTAATCGTGATATGGATAGCTTGTATGGCTTTGGGAAATATACTATCAAAAATGTTTAGTATGAGTGGTCTTGGTTTTATAGATCGCATTGGTGGATTTTTATTTGGCAGTGCTAAAATATTTTTGATTTTTGCAATTTTGGTAGCTTGTATTAATAATATAGAATTTTTAAATTCAAGCTTGGAAAAATATGCTAAAAATAGTTATATGTTGGATTTACTTAGGCAAACAGGTGAATATATAATGAATACGGATTTTACTCAAAATGGTTTAGATAAAATACAAGAACAAATTATAGATTCTAATATAAGTCTAAATTCGGAGGTAAATAATGCAAATTGAAAATATAGAATATGATGTTTTGCTTGAACGTTTTAAAAAAACACTTAAAGATAATGGTCTAAAATATACTAAACAAAGAGAAGTGCTTTTGAAAACCTTATATAATAGTGATATGCATTATACCCCAGAAAGCTTATATGTAGAAATTAAACAAAAAAATCCCGAACTAAATGTAGGCATTGCGACAGTTTATAGAACTTTAAATTTATTAGAAGAATCGGGTATGGCTACTTCTATATCTTTTGGCGCCTCAGGGAAGAAATTTGAACTTGCAAATAAACCTCACCATGATCATTTAATATGTAAAAGTTGTGGAGAGATTGTAGAATTTGAAAATCCTATTATTGAGCAACAACAAATGTTAATCGCAAAAGAATATAATTTTAAATTAACAGGACATTTAATGCAACTTTATGGTCTATGTCCACAATGTAGTAAAAAATAAAGGTATATTTAATGTTTGATAATATTCTAGAACAACAAAAAATTCAAAAAGCGCAAGAGCTAAAAGAATTAGGGATCAACCCTTATCCGCACTTTTTAAAAAAAGAAATGAGTATAAGTGAATATAAAAGTAAATTTGCTTACATTAAAGATATGGAAAATCAGCGCGATGAAAATGTTCATGGAGCATTAGCAGGAAGATTAAAGCTTCTTAGGATAGCCGGTAAATCAGTATTTGCTAATATAGAAGATGAGCAAGATAATCTGCAAATTTATTTTAATCAAAATATTTTAGGGGAAGAATACTTTGCCATTTTAAAAAAATATCTTGAAGTAGGAGATATTGTTTTGGTTAAAGGCTTTCCTTTTATGACAAAAACAGGAGAATTCAGTCTTCATGTAGAACAAATTCAAATAGCTACAAAAGCCATAGTGCCTTTGCCGGAAAAATATCATGGGTTGACAGATATTGAGCAAAGGTATAGAAAAAGATATCTTGATATGATTATGAATAGTGAGGTGAGAAAAGATTTTATTTTGCGTTCTAAAATCGTTTCTTATATTAGATCTTTTTTTGATAATAAAGGATTTTTGGAAGTTGAAACTCCTATGATGCATCCTATTGCTGGGGGAGCAAATGCAAAGCCTTTTGTGACTTATCACAATGCTTTGGGTGTGGAAAGATTTTTAAGAATTGCCCCAGAATTATATCTAAAACGTTTGATTGTAGGTGGTTTTGAGGCAGTTTATGAGATTAATAGATGTTTTAGAAATGAAGGGATGGATTTAACACATAATCCTGAATTTACTACAATTGAGTTTTATTGGGCTTATCATAATTATCATGATTTAATGGATTTAACAGAAGAGCTTTTTGCTATGCTTTTAGATAAGTTAAATTTAGATAAAAAACTTGAATTTGATGAAAAAATAATTGATTTTTCTAAGCCATTTGAAAGAATTACTTATAAAGATGCATTAAAAAAATATGGTGGTTTAGATGATGAGCTTATTAACAATAAAGAATTAATCTTAGAAAAGCTAAAAAAAGACGGCTTTGAAGCTAATGAAAAATTAGAATTAGGTCATTTACAAGCTGAACTTTTTGATAATTATGTTGAAGATAAATTGATTGATCCTACTTTTGTGATAGATTTTCCTATTTCTATAAGTCCTTTATCTAGAAGAAGTGATAAAGATAAAGATATTGCTGAAAGATTTGAGTTGTTTATTGCAGGTAGAGAAATTGCTAATGGATTTAATGAGCTTAATGATCCACTAGATCAATATGAAAGATTTTTAAAGCAAATTGAAGCAAAAAATGCAGGCGATGAAGAAGCATGTGAAATGGATGAAGATTTTGTTAATGCGCTAGGTTATGCTATGGCGCCAACCGCAGGTCAAGGTATAGGAATAGATAGATTAGTTATGCTTTTAATTAATAAAAAATCAATTCGCGATGTAGTGCTTTTCCCAGCCATGAGACCACTTAAAAATGAGATAAAAGGAGAGTAAATGTTGGAAAATTTTGATAAAGAAATTTTTGATTTAACCCAAAAAGAGTTAGCAAGACAATGTGATGGTCTTGAAATGATAGCAAGTGAAAATTTTACCATACCAGAAGTTATGGAGGTAATGGGTAGCATTTTAACAAATAAATATGCAGAAGGCTATCCTGGTAAAAGATATTATGGTGGATGTGAATTTGTAGATGAGATTGAAACGATTGCTATAGAAAGATGTAAAAAACTTTTTAATTGTAATTTTGCTAATGTACAACCTAGTTCAGGTTCACAAGCAAATCAAGGTGTGTATATGGCATTATTAAATCCTGGTGATAGAATTTTAGGTATGGATTTAAGCCATGGAGGACACTTAACTCATGGTTCTAAAGTAAGTTCTTCTGGAAAAGTTTATGAAAGCTTTTTTTATGGAGTTGAGCTTGATGGAAGAATTAATTATGATAAAGTTAGAGAGATAGCAAAAGAAGTTAAGCCAAAACTTATTGTTTGTGGTGCTAGTGCTTATCCTAGAGTGATTGATTTTGCTAAATTTAGAGAAATAGCAGATGAGGTTGGTGCGTACTTATTTGCTGATATTGCACATATTGCAGGTTTGGTTGTAGCAGGTGAGCATCCTAGTCCATTTCCTTATGCTCATGTTGTAAGTTCTACTACACATAAAACTTTAAGAGGTCCAAGAGGTGGGATTATTATGTGTAATGATGAAGAAATTGCTAAAAAAATCAATTCTGCAATTTTCCCAGGTATTCAAGGTGGTCCACTAATGCATGTAATTGCTGCTAAGGCAGTTGGGTTTAAATATAATTTAAGCGATGAGTGGAAAATTTATGCTAAGCAAATCATTAAAAATACTGCTACTTTGGCGCAAGTTTTAATAGATAGAAAATATGATTTAGTCAGCGGTGGCACTGATAATCATTTGATTTTATTAAGCTTTTTAAATAAAGAATTTAGTGGTAAAGATGCAGATTTAGCACTAGAAAGAGCAGGTATTACAGCTAATAAAAATACTGTTCCAGGTGAAACTAGAAGTCCTTTTGTGACGAGTGGTTTAAGACTTGGAACAGCGGCTTTAACAGCAAGAGGCTTTAAGGAAGAGCAAATTGCTATTGTTGCAAATTATATAGCTGATATTTTAGATGATATACAAAATACTAAATTACAAGAGGAAATCAAGGTTAAACTAAAGGATTTAGCAAGTAATTTTATTATTTACGAAAGGGCTTTATTTTGATTACAACAATGGATTTAGCTTTAATTAAAATGGTTACGAGCCATTATTATATAAAGCGTGATACTATAGTAAATAAATATGAATACAAGGGTAGAATTTTCTTTGATAAATTTGAGAAAGTCAATGCTCCATTAACTGCTAGTGTTATACAAGAGCATATGGAAAAAAAGATAATCGTGGCGCATTCTTTGATCAATAGTTTTGATAAGGTTGAAAATATTGTATTTGATTATAATGGTTTTAATGCGGAACGTTTTTGGCATAGAGCACAACTTGTTTTAAGAGAAGAAGGTTTTATTAATTTTACCGCTTATAGAACAAGAACTAATAATCACTTGCATTTATATATCCATAAAGGGCATACAACCTTTAACGAGGCTTGTTCTTTGGGCTCTAAGTTATCTTTACTTTTTTCCCAAAAAATGCCTGTAGAGTGGAAAGTTTTTCCTAGTATGGACATACCTAGAGAATTTAATATCTTGACCTTACCTTATGAAGTTTATCAAAAAGAACGTGGTGCTTCTTGGTCTAAACATATGTAATTTTTTGAAAGGATAAAAAATGGAAGAAAATAACAAAAATGAATTTGATGATATTATTTTGCAAAAAAGCAATAAAAGTGAAAAGCTCAAAAAAATTTTACTTAGATCGATTATTTTAATCATTGTATTTTTGGTTGTTATGATAGCAATGAAGCTAATCAATGATCCAAGTGAAGAAAAAACATTGCAAATGCCATCAGAGCCTCAAGAGCAAGCTGCTTATGAAAATAATTTTAATTCTTTACCTATTACAGATAGCACCAAAGAAGAAGATGAATTTGAAGCTTTAGCTAGAAAATTAAAAGAAGAGAGCTCTTTGGCTGATACAAATACTACTATAGAGGAAAAGCAAGAAATTCCAAGCAATAGTGTGTTAGATCAAATTGCTACAGTAGAATCAAAAGAAGAGCCAGTTAAGGTGGAAGAAAAACAAGAAGAGATTAAGCCTGTAGAAAAATCCATAGAAAAACCAATTCAAAAACCTTCTGAAAAACCAAAAAATAATGTAGTTGAAAAATCAAAAGCTCCAGAGCAGAGTAATACAAATGAATTGTTTGAGAGTATAAAAACCCCAAGTGTTCAAACGCAACTTCCTGCAGGTGCTTATATTCAAGTTTTTTCTTTAAATAGTTTAGATCCTAAATCAAAAGAATTAAATATACTTAAAGAAAATGGATATGATTATAAAATTTACAAAACAATAGTAAATGGCAAAGAATTAACAAAAGTTTTAGTTGGGCCTTATAAAGAAAGTGAATTAAAGGCTGAATTAGAAAAAGTACGTTCTAAAATAGCAAAAGGTGCTTTTACGTTTAGAGTAAAATGAAAACTTTTGCGGTTATAGGCGATCCTATTATGCATTCTAAATCTCCAAGAATGCATAATAATGCCTTGCAAGCTCTCAAAAAAGATGCAGTTTATACAAGATATCATTTAACAGATAAAACAAAATTAAAAGAAATTGTTCAAAAATTTGATGGTGCTAATATCACCATACCTTTTAAAGAAGTAGCTTGTGAAATAGCTGATTTCAAAGATGAAAGTGTTATGCATATAGGCTCTGCTAATACTTTGCTAAATAAAAATAACAAAATTTATGCTTACAATACAGATTATCTAGGATTTTTAAAAGCGATTGAGGATTTTTCTCTTATCAAAAATGCTTTGATTTTGGGTGCTGGGGGTACAGCTAAAGCTTTAGCTTATGCTTTAAAATCTAGAAATATTGAAGTTACAATAACAAATCGCTCTAGTGCTAGATTTGTAAAATTAACCGATTATCCATGTTTTTTATATGATCAGCTTGATTTAAGTAAAAAAATTGATTTGATTATTAATACAACTAGCACAGGTTTAAATGATGAAAAATTACCTTGTCAAGAAGAGATTTTAAAAGGTTTTTTTCAACAAGCCAAATATGCTTTTGATGTGATTTATGGCAAAAATACACCTTTTTTAAAATTAGCAAGAGAAAATGGCTTGACAATAAAAGATGGCGCACAAATGCTTTTATGGCAAGGTGTTTTTGCTTTTGAGTTATTTTTAGAGTGTCAAAAAACAGAAGAAATTTATAAAGCCATGGAGATGGCTTTAAAACTTCCTTAGTGACTAAACCAAGATTTAATTTTATCAAACAAGCTTTCTTGTTCTATAAAAGCTTCTTCATCTGCTAAACCAAAGCTTTTTTCAAGTTGTAATAGTAGATTTTTTTGTTCGTCAGTAAGTGTTTTTGGAAACTTTATTTCAATCTGTACAATGTGCGAGCCTAATTTTCCATTATGAATATTTTTAACACCTTCGTTAGCTAATTCAAATTTTTGTTTATCTTTTGCACCTACTGGAAGCTTAAGATCAGCCTCTCCTCTTATGGTAGAAACTTTAATAGTCTTTCCTAGAGCAGCTTGGGTAAAAAATACAGGTACTATGGTATAGATATCATCATCATGTCTGATAAATTTATCATCATCTTCTACGATGATTTTGATATACAAATCACCTCTTTGAGAAGAATTTGGAAGCTCATTGGCTTTGTTTTGCACTCTAAGGCTCATGCCGCTATCTATACCCTCTGGTATATCAAGCTCTATACGATCTTTAATTTCTTCATAACCATTACCATGGCATGTTTTACATTTATCTTTGATAATCTGACCGCTACCTTTACAATGATCACAAGTTTGCACAAAGGTCATAAAACCTTGTCTAATACCAACTTGTCCTTTTCCTCCGCAATGAGGACAAGTATCTAATTTTCCATTTTCCGAGCCACTTCCTTTGCAGGATTTACAAAAGCTTTTATAGGTAAAATCGATCACCTTTTTGCAGCCAAAAACAGCTTCTTTAAAGCTAATTTTTGTCGCTATTTTTAAATCGTGAGGATATTTATTTCCTTTTTCTTTTTTGCGTGTTGAGCTGCTAAA is a window encoding:
- a CDS encoding shikimate dehydrogenase, which produces MKTFAVIGDPIMHSKSPRMHNNALQALKKDAVYTRYHLTDKTKLKEIVQKFDGANITIPFKEVACEIADFKDESVMHIGSANTLLNKNNKIYAYNTDYLGFLKAIEDFSLIKNALILGAGGTAKALAYALKSRNIEVTITNRSSARFVKLTDYPCFLYDQLDLSKKIDLIINTTSTGLNDEKLPCQEEILKGFFQQAKYAFDVIYGKNTPFLKLARENGLTIKDGAQMLLWQGVFAFELFLECQKTEEIYKAMEMALKLP
- the dnaJ gene encoding molecular chaperone DnaJ yields the protein MELNYYEILEISQTSDKETIKKAYRKMALKYHPDRNQGDKEAEEKFKLVNEAYEVLSNDEKRSIYDRYGKEGLKGQAGGFSGFGDVDLGDIFSSFFGDGFGFSSSTRKKEKGNKYPHDLKIATKISFKEAVFGCKKVIDFTYKSFCKSCKGSGSENGKLDTCPHCGGKGQVGIRQGFMTFVQTCDHCKGSGQIIKDKCKTCHGNGYEEIKDRIELDIPEGIDSGMSLRVQNKANELPNSSQRGDLYIKIIVEDDDKFIRHDDDIYTIVPVFFTQAALGKTIKVSTIRGEADLKLPVGAKDKQKFELANEGVKNIHNGKLGSHIVQIEIKFPKTLTDEQKNLLLQLEKSFGLADEEAFIEQESLFDKIKSWFSH